A single window of Sporosarcina sp. FSL W7-1349 DNA harbors:
- a CDS encoding alpha/beta-type small acid-soluble spore protein — translation MPNNNSGNSNQLLVPGVQQALDQMKNEIAAEFGVNLGPDSTSRANGSVGGEITKRLVRQAQQQMSGYQQ, via the coding sequence ATGCCAAACAACAACAGCGGAAACTCGAACCAACTTCTTGTACCTGGCGTACAACAAGCGCTTGACCAAATGAAGAACGAAATCGCAGCAGAATTCGGAGTAAACCTTGGACCTGATTCAACATCGCGTGCCAACGGATCCGTAGGCGGAGAAATCACAAAGCGATTAGTTCGACAGGCTCAACAGCAAATGAGCGGTTACCAACAATAA
- the thiI gene encoding tRNA uracil 4-sulfurtransferase ThiI: protein MHWTEVLIRYGEISLKGRNRKKFVDRLRANMKQAFRDLTTVKIKAERDRMFLTSDNETELQQAMEKLPSIFGIHSFSPIAKCEADLEAIKEKAIQIIGDDETEGKTFKVEIKRTDKSFPLVTGELQQAIGAHVLTHFPGLIVQMKKPEILLHVEIREEGAFLTSKVFKGAGGMPVGSNGHSLLMLSGGIDSPVAGYLMMKRGVSLDAIHFASPPFTSDQAQEKVLDLAERLSSFGAAVRVHVIPFTEIQQTIAAQVPNNVSMTTTRRLMLRIADLVRTEENALAIVTGESLGQVASQTLESLTAINEVTSTPILRPLISTDKLDIIKIAEEIGTYDISIRPYEDCCTIFSPSNPKTKPKLEKVVYYEGFTDFEPMIQEAVRNRVTYETPRSATDKFDDLL, encoded by the coding sequence ATGCATTGGACCGAAGTATTAATCCGTTACGGGGAAATTTCGTTAAAAGGACGGAATCGGAAAAAATTTGTGGATCGACTGCGTGCGAATATGAAACAAGCATTCAGAGACCTTACCACTGTCAAAATCAAGGCGGAGCGCGACCGGATGTTCCTGACTTCTGATAATGAGACCGAATTGCAGCAGGCAATGGAAAAACTACCATCCATCTTCGGCATCCATTCCTTCAGCCCGATTGCAAAATGCGAAGCCGATTTGGAAGCAATTAAAGAAAAAGCGATTCAAATCATCGGGGATGATGAAACCGAGGGAAAAACATTCAAGGTGGAAATTAAACGGACAGATAAAAGCTTTCCGCTTGTGACCGGGGAATTGCAACAGGCAATCGGAGCCCATGTTTTAACACATTTTCCGGGCCTTATCGTGCAAATGAAAAAACCGGAAATCCTTTTGCATGTAGAAATCCGAGAAGAAGGCGCATTTTTGACATCCAAAGTGTTTAAAGGTGCAGGCGGAATGCCGGTCGGTTCAAATGGCCATTCTCTTCTCATGTTATCCGGCGGGATTGACAGCCCAGTTGCCGGCTATCTGATGATGAAACGGGGCGTATCCCTCGATGCCATCCATTTTGCCAGCCCGCCATTCACGAGCGATCAGGCACAAGAAAAAGTGTTAGATTTGGCGGAACGGCTCAGTTCCTTCGGTGCCGCCGTCCGGGTACATGTCATTCCGTTCACCGAAATCCAACAAACAATAGCGGCTCAAGTTCCAAACAATGTGTCAATGACGACGACTCGTCGGCTCATGCTGCGCATTGCTGATCTCGTCCGGACGGAAGAAAATGCGCTCGCTATCGTGACTGGCGAGAGTCTCGGACAAGTGGCTAGCCAGACGCTGGAAAGTTTGACTGCCATCAATGAAGTGACATCCACTCCGATTTTAAGGCCGCTCATTTCGACTGATAAGCTTGATATCATCAAAATTGCGGAAGAGATCGGAACATACGATATTTCCATCAGGCCTTACGAAGATTGTTGCACGATATTTTCACCATCGAATCCGAAAACGAAACCGAAGTTGGAGAAAGTCGTTTACTATGAAGGATTCACCGATTTTGAGCCGATGATTCAAGAGGCGGTCCGTAATCGGGTCACTTATGAAACGCCTCGATCGGCAACTGATAAATTTGACGATCTATTATAA
- a CDS encoding GAF domain-containing protein encodes MFVPNDYSTDLNVGYEQLAKQLDALLTGESDRYANLSNASALLNQFLDRINWVGFYLWNGDELVLGPFQGLPACVRIPFGKGVCGTAAMQEETILVPDVHAFPGHIACDAASRSEIVVPLLKDGELLGVLDVDSPEVDRFTEEDRKGLEQFVQTLVGHL; translated from the coding sequence ATGTTTGTCCCTAACGACTATTCCACCGATTTGAACGTCGGATATGAACAACTAGCCAAGCAATTGGATGCCCTGTTGACCGGAGAAAGCGATCGGTATGCAAATTTAAGCAATGCCTCCGCTTTGCTCAACCAATTTCTCGACCGGATCAATTGGGTCGGCTTCTATTTATGGAATGGGGATGAGCTTGTGCTCGGCCCATTTCAAGGGCTCCCCGCTTGCGTGCGAATCCCGTTCGGAAAAGGGGTTTGCGGGACAGCGGCGATGCAGGAGGAAACGATCCTCGTTCCGGACGTCCATGCGTTCCCCGGCCATATCGCCTGCGATGCGGCGTCCCGTTCCGAAATTGTCGTTCCCTTGTTGAAAGACGGAGAGCTGTTGGGAGTGCTGGACGTCGATAGTCCGGAAGTGGACCGTTTTACCGAAGAGGATCGGAAGGGATTGGAACAGTTCGTCCAGACGCTTGTTGGTCACCTATAA
- a CDS encoding cysteine desulfurase family protein yields the protein MIYFDNSATTQPEEQILDSFVEANRRFFANPASLHKAGKEAEKLLERSRQQILSILGVPEGELIFTSGGTEANNLAVIGFAHALRHRGNHLITTVVEHPSILQAFAYLEGQGFEVDYLSVDREGVISISELETKLRKDTILVSIMHVNNEIGTVQPIEKCAKIIHSNSRAVLHSDTVQSFGKLPVSLQGDSPDIITISGHKIHGLKGTGLLAMKKGLRPQPILLGGGQEGGLRSGTASAPNAVALAKAIRLTESGNDGKRFRDWRKRLIAFCGQFENVTVLAPEQGAPHIISLSFHSIKGEVAVNFFQENGIIISTSSACSSKSKQASHVIEAIQLPEKWKSGVIRISFGKNNKEEEITQLEQTLVRFIELLKRGQE from the coding sequence ATGATTTATTTTGATAACAGCGCTACTACACAACCAGAAGAGCAAATTCTCGACTCGTTCGTTGAAGCGAATCGGCGCTTTTTTGCGAACCCCGCCTCTCTCCATAAAGCGGGAAAAGAGGCCGAGAAACTGCTCGAGCGTTCCCGCCAACAGATTTTGTCAATTCTAGGAGTACCTGAAGGGGAACTGATTTTCACGTCAGGCGGGACGGAGGCGAATAATTTGGCGGTCATCGGCTTTGCCCATGCACTTCGCCATCGGGGAAATCACTTGATCACGACGGTTGTGGAGCACCCATCCATCTTGCAGGCGTTCGCCTATTTGGAAGGGCAAGGATTCGAAGTCGATTACTTATCAGTTGATCGGGAAGGCGTCATTTCCATAAGCGAGCTGGAGACGAAACTGCGAAAAGATACGATACTTGTCAGCATCATGCACGTGAACAATGAAATCGGAACGGTGCAGCCGATTGAGAAGTGCGCGAAGATCATCCATTCGAATTCGCGCGCCGTCCTCCATTCCGACACCGTCCAAAGTTTCGGCAAGCTTCCGGTTTCATTGCAAGGGGACAGTCCGGATATCATTACAATTTCCGGCCATAAAATACATGGCTTGAAAGGAACGGGCTTGCTGGCAATGAAAAAAGGGCTGAGGCCGCAACCGATCTTACTCGGTGGAGGGCAAGAGGGCGGCTTGCGAAGCGGCACGGCCTCCGCGCCGAATGCAGTGGCACTCGCGAAGGCGATTCGGCTGACGGAATCCGGAAATGATGGGAAAAGATTCAGGGATTGGAGAAAGCGGCTTATTGCCTTTTGCGGTCAATTTGAAAATGTGACGGTGCTGGCTCCCGAACAGGGCGCGCCGCATATTATCTCTCTCTCATTTCATTCCATCAAAGGGGAAGTCGCTGTAAATTTCTTTCAGGAGAATGGCATCATCATCTCCACCTCCAGTGCGTGTTCGTCGAAAAGCAAGCAGGCGAGCCATGTCATCGAAGCAATCCAATTGCCGGAAAAATGGAAGTCCGGTGTAATCCGGATAAGCTTTGGGAAAAATAACAAAGAAGAAGAAATTACTCAACTTGAGCAAACGCTAGTTCGTTTTATAGAGCTATTAAAAAGGGGACAAGAGTAA
- the ezrA gene encoding septation ring formation regulator EzrA produces MRYVIIPIIVLIIMTVIAFLFRRKHISEIEKLENEKLQIQHKPILEEMTKVKQLNMTGETEEKFERWRNEWTDVMDVHMPKIDSLLFDVEDMVDRFRFRKATETEKLIQDKIRYCDKKMNEILHELNELVGSEEKNRIEIEQLKEQHRAARKTVLAHQHSFGMTANPLEKELESFNPKFAEYDELTAHGNYLQAREIVISLTEKGTRLFGLIHDIPALLTDLQNKIPSSIRELRNGSREMEEQGYYLQHLELNKHLDQIEQEIEGLLKKMADLEIEAVQEQAHDINDRIDSFYDALENEVNAKRYVDVNFDGLAELLSSVTTLTKDTSNEAAYVQQSYRLDEKEAHIPQTSLKKLEQLENRFGLLYERVEGGGSAYSSLQQEMQDITSELEQISEEQEVFANRLKNLRIDELNVRTQLEELNRRLQNTERKLQKGNIPGIPDEMEARLEEADEQLYIVSQSLQETPLNMNLVHTYLGDAEKAVADVTERVEELLENVMLIEWIIQYGNRYRATHPETHNRLLDAEESFRQFRYNKALEEAATAVEDVEPGAMKKIEELVKEQV; encoded by the coding sequence ATGAGATACGTCATCATTCCAATTATAGTTCTCATTATTATGACAGTCATCGCCTTTCTATTTAGGCGTAAACATATATCCGAAATTGAAAAACTTGAAAACGAAAAGTTACAAATCCAACATAAACCGATTCTTGAAGAAATGACCAAGGTCAAGCAGTTGAATATGACAGGAGAAACGGAAGAGAAATTCGAGCGCTGGCGAAATGAATGGACCGACGTGATGGATGTCCATATGCCGAAGATCGATTCTCTGTTATTCGACGTGGAGGACATGGTCGACCGCTTCCGATTCCGGAAAGCGACAGAGACAGAAAAGTTAATCCAGGATAAAATCCGTTATTGCGATAAAAAAATGAATGAAATCCTGCACGAGCTCAATGAATTGGTCGGCAGCGAAGAGAAGAACCGCATTGAAATCGAGCAATTGAAGGAGCAGCACCGCGCCGCCCGGAAAACGGTCCTTGCTCATCAGCATTCGTTCGGCATGACCGCGAATCCGCTGGAAAAGGAGTTGGAATCCTTCAATCCGAAATTTGCGGAATACGATGAATTGACGGCGCATGGAAATTACTTGCAGGCGAGAGAGATTGTCATTTCATTGACAGAGAAAGGGACCCGCCTTTTTGGCTTGATTCATGATATCCCGGCTTTGCTGACCGATTTGCAAAATAAAATACCTTCTTCCATCCGGGAATTGCGGAACGGGTCGAGGGAAATGGAAGAGCAAGGCTATTATTTGCAGCATCTAGAACTGAATAAGCACTTAGATCAGATCGAACAGGAAATTGAAGGGCTGCTGAAGAAAATGGCGGATCTCGAAATCGAGGCTGTTCAGGAGCAGGCCCATGATATCAATGATCGTATCGACTCCTTCTACGATGCACTTGAAAATGAAGTGAACGCAAAGCGCTACGTCGATGTAAATTTCGATGGGTTGGCTGAATTGCTGAGTAGCGTCACGACATTGACGAAGGACACTTCAAACGAAGCGGCCTACGTGCAACAAAGTTATCGTCTGGATGAAAAAGAGGCGCATATCCCGCAGACAAGCCTTAAAAAGCTCGAGCAACTCGAAAATCGATTTGGACTCCTGTACGAACGGGTAGAAGGAGGCGGCTCGGCTTACTCCAGTCTCCAACAGGAAATGCAGGACATCACGAGTGAACTGGAGCAAATTTCCGAGGAACAGGAAGTATTTGCAAATCGGCTGAAAAATCTCCGCATTGATGAGCTCAACGTCCGGACGCAGCTGGAAGAATTGAATCGCAGATTGCAAAACACCGAGCGCAAACTGCAAAAAGGGAACATACCGGGTATCCCGGATGAGATGGAAGCCAGGCTGGAAGAAGCGGATGAACAGCTGTATATCGTCTCGCAAAGCCTGCAGGAAACCCCTCTCAATATGAATTTGGTCCATACATATTTGGGGGATGCCGAAAAGGCTGTGGCGGATGTCACGGAAAGAGTCGAAGAATTGCTTGAAAATGTCATGTTGATCGAATGGATCATCCAGTACGGCAATCGGTATCGGGCTACTCATCCTGAAACTCATAACCGCCTTTTGGATGCAGAGGAATCATTCAGGCAATTCCGTTACAACAAAGCGTTGGAAGAAGCAGCCACTGCGGTGGAGGATGTGGAACCGGGCGCCATGAAAAAAATTGAAGAACTTGTGAAAGAGCAAGTATAA
- a CDS encoding sensor domain-containing diguanylate cyclase → MNHQLTMLTIKSELFDLWTEESEAHSYGTWFESLKQILDRHFRIKASQFFIYHNESLIPLNGTDSDRSITLSIPMESNRENRKVSDNDILAKLQGKGFEFADEYILFRNREGEPIGLLLFKATNRLRAFAASPYWKELEKSVLQLIHNVRRTYLLETRGESYRQLFNVTELFNATMESRVILDGIIQAVSDSFPEFEVVLLLSHERKELSQAYQLFDHMKERPSALDAFLSGELTIEHAQDLTKTLVNAPIKGRQGIYGVLQVKAPIEFDFTSMQKDFVRVVANTAGNALENASLYDQSHRLITDLQLVNETSKKLNENLKFDEMVLFLKGQLTRAFKPSELAFVFKEAGGRFSVSDMSTAYFQEVGSRQYIDYALCQFDSGKKEVFDANFEVCAGGEVPYKSFIAIPILNQEEMIGFVILVHKERYYFPFDSFKLMRSLIGHSSLAFSNSMLRDQLQELVDKDNLTKLYTRSYLDNVIERSMAEEAQGVFLMIDVDNFKKVNDTFGHAIGDKVLRNISRTILLEVGEKGFAARWGGEEMAIYLPSGDMEDGMALSEQLLRLIPKYTEPSVTVSIGMRDWSRESRPSFQQLFQEADEALYKAKHNGKNQVVIHRAVSTKS, encoded by the coding sequence ATGAACCATCAATTGACTATGCTTACCATCAAAAGTGAATTATTCGATTTATGGACGGAAGAATCGGAAGCGCATTCTTATGGCACGTGGTTCGAGTCGCTTAAGCAGATTCTTGACCGCCACTTCCGTATAAAGGCTTCTCAATTTTTCATTTATCATAATGAAAGCCTCATCCCGCTCAATGGAACCGACTCGGACAGAAGTATCACTTTGTCCATCCCGATGGAATCGAATCGGGAAAATCGAAAAGTCTCTGATAACGATATATTAGCAAAACTTCAAGGCAAAGGTTTCGAATTTGCTGATGAGTATATTCTATTCCGCAATCGGGAGGGAGAGCCGATTGGCCTGCTCCTGTTCAAAGCGACAAATCGGCTTCGTGCTTTCGCCGCATCGCCTTATTGGAAAGAACTGGAGAAATCGGTCCTCCAGCTGATCCACAATGTGAGAAGAACTTATCTCCTCGAGACAAGAGGAGAAAGTTACCGGCAATTGTTCAATGTCACGGAACTATTCAATGCGACGATGGAGAGCCGGGTCATCCTCGATGGAATCATCCAGGCGGTATCTGACTCGTTTCCTGAATTCGAGGTCGTTCTGCTACTTTCCCACGAACGGAAAGAATTAAGCCAGGCCTATCAATTATTCGACCATATGAAAGAAAGGCCCTCTGCTTTGGACGCATTTCTTTCCGGGGAATTGACAATTGAGCATGCGCAAGACCTGACCAAAACATTGGTCAATGCGCCGATCAAAGGCAGACAGGGCATTTACGGAGTCCTGCAAGTGAAGGCACCGATTGAATTCGACTTTACGAGCATGCAGAAAGATTTCGTCCGGGTAGTGGCCAATACGGCTGGAAACGCCTTGGAAAATGCCAGCCTTTATGACCAATCGCATCGTCTCATCACCGATCTGCAACTTGTAAATGAAACTTCAAAAAAATTGAATGAAAATTTAAAATTCGATGAAATGGTACTTTTCTTAAAAGGGCAGTTGACCCGAGCATTCAAGCCGAGTGAATTGGCATTTGTCTTCAAGGAAGCTGGGGGTCGGTTTTCCGTTTCAGATATGAGCACCGCCTATTTCCAAGAGGTCGGCAGCAGGCAATATATCGATTATGCCCTATGTCAATTTGATAGTGGGAAAAAAGAAGTGTTCGATGCCAATTTCGAGGTATGCGCGGGGGGCGAGGTTCCCTACAAGTCATTTATCGCAATCCCGATTCTGAACCAAGAGGAAATGATTGGATTTGTTATTCTTGTGCATAAAGAGAGATATTATTTCCCTTTTGACAGTTTCAAGTTGATGCGCTCATTGATCGGCCATTCATCTCTCGCATTTTCCAATTCGATGTTGCGCGACCAACTGCAGGAACTGGTTGACAAGGACAACCTCACGAAGCTATATACCCGCAGTTATTTGGATAACGTCATCGAACGATCCATGGCCGAGGAGGCGCAAGGCGTATTCCTCATGATTGACGTGGATAATTTCAAAAAGGTCAACGACACGTTCGGCCATGCCATTGGAGACAAAGTGCTGCGTAACATTTCCCGGACCATCTTATTGGAAGTCGGGGAAAAAGGATTTGCCGCAAGATGGGGTGGAGAAGAGATGGCAATTTATTTGCCTTCCGGGGATATGGAGGATGGAATGGCTCTTTCGGAACAGCTTCTCCGGCTTATTCCGAAATACACGGAGCCGAGTGTGACAGTTTCCATCGGCATGCGGGACTGGAGCCGGGAAAGCCGACCGTCCTTCCAACAACTCTTCCAAGAGGCGGACGAAGCGTTATATAAAGCCAAACATAATGGGAAAAACCAAGTTGTCATCCATCGGGCGGTCTCCACGAAATCATAA
- the megL gene encoding methionine gamma-lyase, whose product MKDHPLHKDTVVIHEGYEDQEHYGSLAVPLYQTSTYSFENAAQGASRFSGNEEGYIYSRLGNPTVRVLEERIAAIEDGAAALAFGSGMAAVSAILTHVTKAGDHVLCSRGIYGCTFGLLKIMEDKYKITHDLIRMDNEEEIEKFIRPETVCIYLETPINPTMELVNLEAVVNVGKKHGLQVIVDNTFTSPYLQNPISAGADFVLHSATKYINGHGDVVGGLLVGKEKEEIARIRGTIQKDYGGIMSPFDAWLLIRGLKTLPIRMERHSNNAEKLIAFLKNEKHVEEIYYPFDKDNPQFDIAKRQMRAGGGLISFTVKGGMQAAQRFMDHLQLIKIAVSLGDAETLIQHPATMTHSGVPAEDRLEMGITDSLLRLSVGLEHPDDLIRDMKTAFMALD is encoded by the coding sequence ATGAAAGATCACCCGCTTCACAAAGACACTGTCGTCATCCATGAAGGGTACGAGGATCAGGAGCATTATGGCAGTCTCGCGGTTCCACTCTACCAGACTTCCACTTATTCTTTTGAAAATGCGGCGCAGGGGGCAAGCCGGTTCTCCGGCAATGAAGAAGGGTATATCTATTCCCGCTTAGGCAATCCGACAGTCCGCGTACTCGAAGAACGGATTGCGGCAATCGAGGACGGCGCAGCCGCCTTGGCATTCGGATCGGGCATGGCCGCCGTGAGTGCTATACTGACGCATGTTACTAAAGCCGGGGATCATGTGTTGTGTTCTCGAGGGATTTACGGATGTACATTCGGCCTATTGAAAATTATGGAAGACAAATACAAGATTACGCATGATTTGATCCGAATGGACAATGAAGAGGAAATCGAAAAATTCATCCGTCCGGAAACAGTTTGCATCTATTTGGAAACCCCCATCAATCCGACGATGGAATTGGTCAATTTGGAAGCGGTCGTCAATGTCGGCAAAAAACACGGCTTGCAAGTCATCGTCGACAATACATTCACTTCCCCCTATTTGCAAAATCCAATATCGGCAGGCGCCGACTTCGTACTTCACAGTGCTACGAAATATATAAATGGCCATGGAGACGTCGTAGGAGGATTGCTCGTTGGAAAAGAGAAAGAGGAGATTGCGAGGATTCGTGGCACGATTCAAAAGGACTACGGCGGCATCATGTCCCCGTTTGACGCCTGGCTGCTGATTCGCGGATTGAAGACGCTGCCGATCCGGATGGAACGCCATTCGAACAATGCAGAGAAACTGATCGCCTTTTTGAAAAATGAAAAACATGTCGAAGAGATTTACTATCCATTCGACAAAGACAATCCCCAATTCGACATTGCCAAGCGGCAAATGCGGGCAGGGGGCGGTTTGATTTCATTTACAGTGAAGGGCGGCATGCAGGCTGCTCAGCGCTTCATGGATCATCTGCAACTTATCAAGATTGCGGTCAGTTTAGGAGATGCCGAAACGCTGATCCAGCATCCCGCCACGATGACGCATTCCGGTGTACCGGCTGAAGACCGGCTTGAAATGGGGATCACCGATTCGCTGCTCCGGCTCTCCGTCGGGCTAGAGCATCCGGATGATCTGATTCGGGATATGAAAACCGCATTCATGGCTTTGGACTGA